In Thermodesulfobacteriota bacterium, a genomic segment contains:
- a CDS encoding 2-oxoacid:acceptor oxidoreductase subunit alpha, whose translation MSKDVKFLQGNEVCVEAALYAGLDFFAGYPITPSTEIAEHMAVRLPQIGGKFLQMEDEIASMCAIIGASLTGHKVMTATSGPGFSLMQEALGYAVMTEIPCVIVNVQRGGPSTGLPTNVSQGDIYQARWGAHGDHAIIAMTASNHQDVFETTITAFNLAETYRTPVILLFDEVVGHMRERLVMPEKGEIALVDRLRTSVKKGVDYHPYLPREDGRLPMSDFGGVHRYNVTGLYHDMWGFPSNNPGVVQGLHRHLVDKINNNVNEIAIYKEYYIEDAETLLISYGSSARSALHVVESRRPRGERLGLLELNTLWPFPYQIVREKCAHAKHIIVVEMNMGQILRAVKRAVEDPEKVFLANRIDGVFINPEDIRNIIRFIQGKGA comes from the coding sequence ATGAGCAAAGATGTAAAATTTCTTCAAGGCAATGAAGTGTGTGTGGAAGCGGCCTTGTATGCCGGACTCGATTTTTTCGCCGGCTACCCGATTACCCCTTCCACTGAAATTGCTGAGCATATGGCGGTCAGGTTGCCGCAGATAGGCGGTAAATTTTTACAGATGGAAGATGAAATCGCATCCATGTGTGCCATTATCGGAGCATCGCTGACGGGACATAAAGTCATGACAGCCACCAGTGGACCGGGTTTTTCACTAATGCAAGAGGCCCTGGGGTATGCCGTTATGACAGAAATTCCCTGCGTCATTGTCAATGTACAGCGCGGGGGACCCTCAACAGGCCTTCCCACCAATGTGAGTCAGGGTGATATTTATCAGGCACGATGGGGCGCTCACGGAGATCATGCCATCATTGCAATGACAGCTTCAAATCATCAGGATGTATTTGAAACGACCATTACGGCATTCAATCTGGCCGAAACATACAGAACACCTGTCATTTTGCTTTTTGATGAAGTGGTGGGACACATGCGGGAAAGGCTGGTTATGCCGGAAAAAGGAGAAATAGCTCTGGTTGATAGGCTCAGAACATCCGTAAAAAAGGGTGTAGACTACCATCCATATCTGCCAAGGGAGGATGGGCGTCTTCCCATGTCGGATTTTGGAGGAGTTCACCGATACAATGTGACAGGATTATATCATGATATGTGGGGATTTCCATCCAACAATCCTGGAGTGGTTCAAGGGCTTCACCGGCACCTGGTGGACAAGATTAATAATAATGTCAATGAAATAGCCATTTACAAGGAGTATTACATTGAGGATGCGGAAACCCTATTGATTTCCTACGGGTCATCTGCAAGATCCGCACTTCATGTGGTTGAAAGTCGGAGACCAAGGGGGGAGCGGCTTGGCCTTTTGGAGTTGAATACGCTGTGGCCATTTCCCTATCAGATTGTGAGAGAAAAATGCGCCCATGCAAAGCATATCATTGTGGTTGAAATGAATATGGGTCAGATTCTCAGGGCGGTGAAAAGAGCGGTGGAGGATCCTGAAAAGGTGTTTCTGGCCAATCGTATCGACGGTGTTTTTATCAACCCGGAAGATATCAGGAATATAATTCGGTTCATTCAGGGGAAGGGAGCGTAG